In the Brassica napus cultivar Da-Ae chromosome A7, Da-Ae, whole genome shotgun sequence genome, one interval contains:
- the LOC106357743 gene encoding serine/threonine-protein kinase RIPK, whose translation MAVKKKISWRSLVASCLGDPDIIMAPPQKPKRKDDVIKKQSSFQRLSVLDLSNPSSNTLSEDLSISLAGSDLHKFTLGELKVITQCFSSTNFLGEGGFGPVHKGFVDDKLRPGLKAQPVAVKLLDLEGLQGHREWLTEVMFLGQLKHKNLVKLIGYCCEEEHRTLVYEFMPRGSLENQLFRRYSASLPWSTRMKIAHGAATGLQFLHEAENPVIYRDFKASNILLDSDYTAKLSDFGLAKDGPEGDDTHVSTRVMGTQGYAAPEYIMTGHLTARSDVYSFGVVLLELLTGRRSVDKKRSSREQNLVDWARPMLKDARKLDRIMDPRLEGQYSETGAKKAAALAYLCLSHRPKNRPCMSTVVSILNDLKDYNDIPMGTFTYTVPNTPEKSVSDNREDEGRVRESNKARKSHHHRSSPTANSPRTKSPTAKSPGGGNHRTTLRNGLNSPMRNEAGGERY comes from the exons atGGCGGTGAAGAAGAAAATCTCATGGAGATCACTAGTCGCTAGCTGTTTAGGAGATCCAGATATCATAATGGCTCCTCCTCAGAAACCCAAGAGAAAAGATGACGTCATCAAGAAACAGAGCTCGTTTCAGAGACTATCGGTTCTTGATTTGAGCAACCCGAGTTCCAACACTTTATCAGAAGACCTATCGATTTCTCTCGCTGGATCAGATCTTCACAAATTCACGCTCGGCGAGCTTAAAGTCATTACACAATGTTTTTCCTCAACCAACTTCCTCGGTGAAGGAGGGTTTGGTCCTGTTCATAAAGGATTCGTCGATGATAAGCTTCGTCCTGGTCTTAAAGCTCAGCCTGTCGCTGTTAAATTGCTCGACCTTGAAGGTCTTCAAGGTCACCGTGAATGGCTG ACAGAAGTCATGTTTCTCGGACAACTAAAACACAAAAATCTTGTGAAACTGATTGGCTATTGCTGCGAGGAAGAACATAGGACTCTTGTTTACGAGTTTATGCCTCGTGGAAGCTTAGAGAATCAACTTTTCAGAA GATATTCAGCGTCGCTTCCATGGTCAACGAGGATGAAGATCGCTCATGGAGCTGCAACGGGTCTTCAGTTTCTTCACGAAGCAGAAAATCCTGTAATATATCGGGATTTCAAAGCTTCcaatattttgttagattcg gATTACACAGCTAAGCTCTCTGACTTTGGGTTAGCCAAAGACGGACCAGAAGGAGACGACACGCACGTTTCAACGCGCGTGATGGGCACGCAAGGCTACGCAGCACCTGAATACATCATGACCGGTCATCTAACAGCGAGGAGTGACGTGTACAGCTTCGGAGTTGTGCTACTCGAGCTTTTGACCGGTAGGAGATCAGTAGACAAGAAAAGATCTTCAAGGGAACAAAATCTCGTGGATTGGGCTCGTCCAATGCTCAAGGACGCTCGTAAACTTGATAGGATCATGGACCCGAGGCTTGAAGGTCAATACTCAGAGACAGGAGCAAAGAAAGCAGCAGCTTTGGCTTACCTATGCTTAAGCCATCGGCCCAAGAACCGGCCTTGTATGAGCACAGTCGTCTCTATCCTCAACGATCTTAAGGACTATAATGATATCCCCATGGGGACTTTCACTTACACGGTGCCGAACACTCCCGAGAAGTCAGTTTCCGATAATAGAGAAGACGAAGGTCGTGTTAGGGAAAGTAATAAGGCTCGTAAGAGTCATCATCATCGATCATCGCCAACGGCTAACTCTCCGAGGACTAAGTCTCCAACAGCTAAGTCGCCCGGCGGAGGAAACCACCGGACAACTTTGCGAAATGGATTGAACTCGCCTATGAGAAATGAGGCTGGTGGCGAACGGTACTAA